One segment of Alkaliphilus flagellatus DNA contains the following:
- a CDS encoding ABC transporter ATP-binding protein: MNEHKEQDYEKGLDLKLWRNLFKYTKPYKKELISLSIVMIVVAFIEAVFPYMTKIAIDNFIIPGVTDGIKGFGIVYAILVMILAICVWLLIALAGSIETGLCYDIRKLGFKRLQELSFSYYDNKAVGWLMARMTSDVLRLGETISWGLVDLVWGFAKMVAIMIVMIYLNSKLALITLSVIPFLAIISIYFQKKMLSSHRRVRKFNSRITGVFNEGIMGAKTTKILNREEENLNEFKEITGEMRTHSIRAAIFSALYLPIILTLSSIGTALALWRGGEGVILTLISYGTLVAFISYTIQFFEPVREIARVLAEFQSAHASAERVLSMINTEPEIKDSDEVKELYGEDFNSNRKNWPSLNGNITFKNVSFAYNVEEPILENFNLDVKAGETIALVGETGSGKSTIVNLACRFYEPTSGQILIDGIDYRQRPLLWLHSNLGYVLQNPHLFSGTIKDNIRYGKLDASEVDIIRAAKLVNAHDFIMKLEKGYDTEVGEGGGMLSTGEKQLVSFARAILADPRIFILDEATSSIDTETEQMIQKAINKVLKGRTSFIIAHRLSTIRSADRILVIRDGKMIEQGDHNQLINKKGYYYKLYTNQFLEEQGKKILSN; encoded by the coding sequence ATGAATGAACATAAAGAACAGGATTATGAAAAGGGACTTGACTTAAAGCTATGGAGAAATTTATTTAAATACACTAAACCTTACAAAAAAGAGCTAATATCCTTGTCCATAGTTATGATAGTTGTGGCATTTATTGAGGCTGTTTTTCCATATATGACAAAGATAGCCATAGATAATTTTATTATACCAGGAGTAACTGATGGTATCAAAGGATTTGGTATAGTTTATGCTATACTGGTTATGATTTTAGCTATTTGTGTGTGGCTTTTAATTGCACTAGCAGGGAGTATAGAAACAGGATTATGTTATGATATAAGGAAGCTTGGATTTAAGAGACTGCAAGAACTTTCCTTTTCCTATTATGATAATAAAGCAGTTGGATGGCTGATGGCAAGAATGACATCGGACGTATTAAGACTTGGTGAAACTATTTCTTGGGGACTAGTTGATTTAGTATGGGGATTTGCAAAAATGGTAGCTATTATGATTGTTATGATTTACTTAAATTCGAAGTTGGCTTTAATTACACTCTCTGTAATACCATTTCTAGCTATTATTAGTATATATTTTCAGAAAAAAATGCTAAGTAGTCATAGGAGGGTACGTAAATTCAACTCCCGTATTACTGGGGTATTCAATGAAGGAATTATGGGTGCAAAGACAACAAAAATATTAAATAGAGAAGAAGAAAATTTAAACGAATTTAAAGAAATTACTGGTGAAATGAGAACACATTCCATAAGAGCAGCGATTTTTTCAGCACTTTATTTGCCTATAATTTTAACATTATCTAGCATAGGAACTGCCCTAGCACTATGGCGAGGTGGAGAAGGTGTTATTTTAACCCTAATTAGTTATGGTACATTAGTAGCCTTCATCTCTTATACAATTCAATTTTTTGAACCAGTTCGTGAAATTGCTAGAGTTCTTGCAGAGTTTCAATCAGCTCATGCTTCAGCTGAAAGAGTTCTTTCTATGATAAATACAGAGCCAGAAATTAAAGATAGTGATGAGGTAAAGGAATTATATGGAGAAGATTTTAATTCTAACAGGAAAAACTGGCCTTCATTGAATGGAAATATTACATTCAAAAATGTATCCTTTGCTTATAATGTAGAAGAGCCTATCTTAGAAAATTTTAATTTGGATGTAAAGGCTGGAGAAACAATAGCATTAGTAGGAGAAACTGGATCAGGAAAAAGTACTATAGTTAATTTGGCTTGTCGTTTTTATGAGCCTACTTCGGGTCAAATCCTAATTGATGGAATAGACTATAGACAGAGACCTTTATTATGGCTTCATAGCAATTTAGGTTATGTGTTGCAGAATCCACATTTATTTAGTGGAACAATTAAAGATAACATTAGATATGGTAAACTGGATGCTAGTGAAGTAGATATAATAAGGGCAGCTAAATTAGTAAATGCCCATGATTTTATTATGAAATTAGAAAAAGGCTATGATACAGAGGTTGGAGAAGGTGGAGGTATGTTATCAACGGGCGAAAAGCAACTTGTTTCCTTTGCAAGAGCTATATTAGCCGACCCAAGGATATTTATTCTAGACGAAGCTACATCTTCTATTGACACAGAAACGGAGCAGATGATTCAAAAAGCTATTAATAAGGTATTAAAGGGTAGAACCAGCTTTATTATAGCCCACCGTCTATCAACTATTAGATCTGCAGATCGTATTCTAGTTATTAGAGACGGTAAAATGATTGAACAAGGTGATCATAATCAACTGATTAATAAAAAAGGATACTATTATAAACTCTATACAAATCAGTTTTTAGAAGAACAGGGTAAAAAAATATTAAGTAATTAA
- a CDS encoding N-acetylmuramoyl-L-alanine amidase family protein, with translation MKKLISSILVLIIFIASFTISFANVSPNKISLKENGKVRSFQAVNLKIDNKVVKSADVPPVLYLINNQARTLVPLRMIVEHLEDKLNADIEWDQVKYEVKVKTNDKEIILKIDSPIATVNGVQKKLPDNIPAKLLTLGNTSRTMVPIRFFAEELGLNVEWDQETWTALIDIPNESEDESEKEPIPPQENVSDITDVRVEMDGSTPQVRIKTSKKADYKQFKLANPERLVIDVTNAKFNLSDKNKLENNGTLNIPISSDVIKGVRVSQFQNDPFITRVVVDLGKLIEYEITFDEKNVEIVIDFVKNTSNDRERLIVIDPGHGGKDPGAISSTLKLHEAEIVLDIATRLNKLLTGAGFKTYMTRVDDRYVSLQDRVDTANKLNADLFVSIHANAALTNTANGLENFYYPSEKNPLDNRDNKKLAQIFQAEMIKNLNINSRGAKAGDLYVLRNTTMPAVLTETGFLTNAGDEAKLATSQYRQQVAEAMFKSTVRYFEETK, from the coding sequence ATGAAAAAATTAATTTCGAGCATATTAGTACTAATAATTTTTATCGCTTCTTTTACTATTTCTTTTGCAAATGTATCTCCAAATAAGATTTCGCTGAAAGAAAATGGTAAAGTAAGAAGCTTCCAAGCAGTAAATCTTAAAATAGACAACAAAGTGGTAAAATCTGCGGATGTACCTCCTGTACTTTATCTAATCAATAATCAAGCAAGAACATTAGTACCATTAAGAATGATTGTAGAACATTTAGAGGACAAACTAAATGCGGATATCGAATGGGATCAAGTTAAGTACGAAGTAAAAGTTAAGACTAATGATAAGGAAATCATTTTAAAAATTGATAGTCCTATTGCTACGGTTAATGGTGTTCAAAAAAAACTTCCAGATAATATCCCTGCAAAGCTTCTTACATTAGGCAATACTAGTAGGACTATGGTACCAATTCGTTTTTTTGCAGAGGAGCTTGGACTTAATGTAGAGTGGGATCAAGAAACCTGGACTGCTTTAATCGATATTCCTAATGAGTCAGAGGATGAGTCCGAAAAGGAACCAATCCCGCCACAAGAAAATGTTTCAGACATTACAGATGTTAGGGTTGAAATGGATGGTTCTACGCCTCAAGTTCGTATTAAAACATCAAAAAAAGCTGACTATAAACAATTTAAGTTAGCAAATCCTGAGAGATTGGTAATTGATGTAACCAATGCAAAATTCAATTTAAGTGACAAAAATAAACTAGAGAATAATGGAACTTTAAACATTCCGATCAGTAGTGATGTAATAAAAGGTGTTAGAGTATCACAATTTCAAAATGATCCATTTATAACTAGAGTTGTAGTCGACCTTGGAAAACTAATTGAATATGAAATAACTTTTGATGAAAAAAATGTAGAGATTGTAATAGATTTTGTTAAGAACACTAGTAATGATAGAGAAAGACTTATTGTTATCGACCCTGGGCATGGTGGTAAGGATCCAGGAGCTATTTCCTCAACACTTAAGCTGCATGAAGCAGAAATTGTGTTGGATATTGCTACAAGGCTCAATAAATTATTAACAGGAGCGGGATTTAAAACTTATATGACCCGTGTTGACGACCGATATGTAAGTCTACAGGATCGTGTAGATACCGCGAATAAGTTAAATGCAGACTTATTTGTTAGTATTCACGCAAATGCTGCTCTGACTAATACAGCTAATGGATTAGAAAACTTTTACTATCCTAGTGAAAAAAACCCATTAGATAATAGAGATAATAAAAAGCTTGCCCAAATATTTCAAGCCGAAATGATTAAAAACCTAAACATAAATAGTAGAGGAGCAAAAGCAGGAGATCTGTATGTTCTTAGAAATACAACTATGCCAGCAGTTTTAACAGAAACAGGATTTTTAACGAATGCTGGAGATGAGGCAAAACTTGCAACAAGCCAATATCGTCAACAAGTTGCAGAGGCTATGTTTAAATCAACTGTTAGATATTTTGAAGAAACAAAATAA
- a CDS encoding LysM peptidoglycan-binding domain-containing protein, with translation MYYNSKKPNTCPMGTTSYMIKAGDTFYSIAIRYNTTVAALIAANPNVNPNALCIGQIICIPIPFPPCPGGNYYTIRAGDTFFSIARRFNVSLDALLNANPNVNPDALYIGQVICIPGPTPPPPVTCPAGTMPYIIRAGDTFFSIARRFNVSLDALIAANPNVDPDNLMIGQRICIPGPTPPGCPAGTTPYTIRSGDTFFLLAQRFNTTVEAIQRANPGVDPNNLQIGQVICMPGIPPTPGCPAGTTPYTIRSGDTFFLLAQRFNTTVEAIQRANPGVDPNNLQIGQVICMPGTPPTPGCPAGTTPYTIRSGDTFFLLAQRFNTTVEAIQRANPGVNPNNLQIGQVICMPGDTTPPPSGCPTGTTSYTIRSGDTFFLLAQRFNTTVEAIQRANPGVNPNNLQIGQRICIPTAN, from the coding sequence ATGTATTATAACAGTAAGAAACCAAATACATGCCCTATGGGTACTACATCTTATATGATAAAAGCAGGGGATACATTTTATAGTATAGCTATTAGATATAATACAACTGTGGCAGCTCTTATTGCAGCTAATCCAAATGTAAATCCTAATGCATTATGTATAGGTCAAATAATTTGTATACCTATTCCTTTTCCACCATGCCCAGGAGGAAACTACTATACTATTAGGGCTGGAGACACATTCTTCTCCATAGCTAGAAGATTCAATGTTAGTTTAGATGCACTACTTAATGCTAATCCAAATGTAAATCCAGATGCATTATACATTGGTCAGGTAATTTGTATACCAGGACCTACACCGCCGCCACCAGTTACTTGTCCAGCAGGAACAATGCCTTATATTATTAGAGCAGGAGATACATTTTTCTCCATAGCTAGAAGATTCAATGTTAGTTTAGATGCATTAATTGCAGCTAATCCAAATGTAGATCCTGATAATCTGATGATAGGACAGAGAATTTGCATACCAGGACCTACGCCGCCAGGCTGCCCAGCTGGAACAACTCCATATACAATTAGATCAGGAGATACATTCTTCCTATTAGCACAAAGATTTAATACTACAGTAGAAGCTATACAACGAGCTAATCCAGGTGTAGATCCTAATAATCTACAAATAGGTCAAGTAATTTGTATGCCAGGCATACCACCAACACCAGGCTGCCCAGCTGGAACAACTCCATATACAATTAGATCAGGAGATACATTCTTCCTATTAGCACAAAGATTTAATACTACAGTAGAAGCTATACAACGAGCTAATCCAGGTGTAGATCCTAATAATCTACAAATAGGTCAAGTAATTTGTATGCCAGGCACACCACCAACACCAGGCTGCCCAGCTGGAACAACTCCATATACAATTAGATCAGGAGATACATTCTTTCTATTAGCACAAAGATTTAATACTACAGTAGAAGCTATACAACGAGCTAATCCAGGTGTAAATCCTAATAATCTACAAATAGGTCAAGTAATTTGTATGCCAGGAGATACAACACCGCCACCATCAGGCTGCCCAACTGGAACAACTTCATATACAATTAGATCAGGAGATACATTCTTTCTATTAGCACAAAGATTTAATACTACAGTAGAAGCTATACAACGAGCTAATCCAGGTGTAAATCCTAATAATCTACAAATAGGTCAAAGAATTTGTATTCCAACAGCAAACTAG
- a CDS encoding ABC transporter ATP-binding protein has translation MRNIKLIWKYMKGNRLIYMGAIISIGIATLLNVLNPLIIKTTIDSIIGNTPLEDAGAITSLVNRLGGVKILQNNLWIIAGSLVILTIITGIFLYLKGKLASVAAESTAKQIRETLYDHLQHLPYEYHVKAETGDLIQRCTSDVETIRRFLGVQFVEIGNALFMLSFISYIMLSLNVKMTLVSMIAVPLIFIFAVVFFIKIKAAFQLYDESEASMSTVLQENLTGVRVVRAFARQSYEIDKFEEKNAIHRGLTNRMIRLLAWYWSLSDFLCMLQIALVLVVGAYWTSKGIITLGTLVVFTTYEGMLLWPIRQMGRIIADMGKALVAVERIQNILDQPREIMIESGKEPIIKGNIKFENVSFEYEKGKPVLKNISFEVKEGQTIAILGPTGSGKSTLVYLMARLYDYQKGSIKVDGHELKTIDKKWIRKKIGIVLQEPFLFAKSIKENIRLAKTCSSDEEVFQVANIASIHNTILDFDQGYDTMVGERGVSLSGGQKQRVAIARTLITESPIVVFDDSLSAVDTETDNEIRMALKERKNKATTFIISHRITTLSEADCIIVLEKGRITEMGNHTELMKKQGLYRRVWEIQNSLEGGAETIAAKSV, from the coding sequence GTGAGAAATATAAAATTGATTTGGAAATATATGAAGGGTAATAGGTTAATCTATATGGGAGCTATTATTAGTATTGGAATAGCCACCCTTTTAAATGTGTTGAATCCTCTTATAATTAAGACAACAATAGATTCAATTATAGGAAATACTCCTTTAGAAGATGCTGGGGCTATTACTAGCCTGGTTAATAGGTTAGGAGGAGTAAAAATATTACAAAATAATCTTTGGATTATAGCAGGAAGTTTAGTAATTTTAACAATTATTACTGGAATTTTTTTATACCTAAAAGGTAAATTAGCTTCTGTAGCTGCTGAATCCACTGCAAAGCAAATTAGAGAAACACTATACGATCATCTACAACATCTTCCTTATGAATATCATGTAAAGGCGGAAACAGGAGATTTAATACAGAGGTGTACATCGGATGTAGAAACCATAAGAAGATTTCTAGGTGTGCAATTTGTGGAAATAGGTAATGCGCTTTTTATGCTGTCCTTCATTTCATATATAATGTTAAGTCTAAATGTAAAAATGACTCTTGTTTCTATGATAGCAGTACCTCTAATATTTATTTTTGCTGTTGTTTTCTTTATAAAGATAAAGGCAGCTTTTCAACTTTATGATGAATCAGAGGCTAGTATGTCTACGGTTTTACAGGAAAATTTAACTGGAGTAAGAGTAGTAAGAGCTTTTGCAAGACAGAGCTATGAGATTGATAAATTTGAGGAAAAGAATGCTATTCATCGAGGATTAACTAATAGAATGATTAGATTACTAGCTTGGTATTGGTCACTTTCAGATTTTCTGTGTATGCTCCAAATTGCTCTAGTACTTGTAGTTGGAGCATACTGGACATCAAAGGGGATTATTACCCTAGGAACATTAGTTGTATTTACAACATACGAAGGTATGCTTCTATGGCCAATTAGACAAATGGGTAGAATTATAGCTGATATGGGTAAGGCCTTAGTTGCTGTAGAGCGAATACAAAATATTTTAGATCAGCCAAGGGAAATTATGATTGAAAGTGGTAAAGAACCGATTATTAAAGGAAATATTAAATTTGAAAATGTTTCTTTTGAATATGAAAAGGGGAAGCCTGTTCTTAAAAACATTTCATTTGAAGTAAAAGAGGGGCAGACAATTGCAATACTAGGTCCAACCGGATCGGGAAAAAGCACATTAGTATACCTAATGGCTAGATTATATGATTACCAAAAAGGTTCTATTAAGGTTGATGGACATGAGTTAAAAACTATAGATAAAAAATGGATTCGCAAAAAAATAGGTATTGTACTTCAAGAACCATTTCTATTTGCTAAATCTATAAAAGAAAATATTAGATTAGCAAAGACATGCTCATCTGATGAAGAGGTTTTTCAAGTGGCTAATATTGCATCAATTCACAATACTATTTTAGACTTTGATCAAGGCTACGATACTATGGTAGGCGAACGAGGTGTGTCATTATCAGGAGGACAAAAGCAAAGGGTAGCTATAGCTAGAACTTTAATTACGGAGAGTCCTATAGTAGTATTTGATGATTCTTTAAGTGCTGTAGATACAGAGACAGATAACGAAATTAGAATGGCTTTAAAAGAGCGTAAAAATAAAGCTACAACTTTTATTATTTCTCATAGAATAACAACTCTTTCAGAAGCAGACTGTATTATTGTACTAGAGAAAGGGAGGATTACTGAAATGGGTAATCATACAGAGCTTATGAAGAAGCAGGGTCTTTATAGAAGAGTATGGGAAATTCAAAACTCTCTTGAGGGAGGAGCAGAAACTATTGCTGCTAAAAGCGTATAG